A single Biomphalaria glabrata chromosome 2, xgBioGlab47.1, whole genome shotgun sequence DNA region contains:
- the LOC106069280 gene encoding synaptogyrin-2-like yields the protein MSTATGGAFGAGKAGAPFDPLQYIKRPQVILRAVSSLFAIIVFGCISSKAWYAHACIMNRDDNACGYGTGIGVLAFLICIGFLIVDAFFENLSSVQHRKYAVLADLGISGLWTFLWFVGFCYLTDAWRKTDKGSMEATHGKDNVQAAIAFSFFSIFTWGAITFFAVRRYRMGAQEAFASGYDQDPNASSPYSSFPGSDTGDPYQQPPFSQQKEVPDYQQPTY from the exons ATGTCTACGGCTACTGGTGGAGCGTTTGGAGCAGGAAAAGCAGGGGCTCCATTTGATCCTCTTCAGTATATAAAAAGACCTCAAGTTATTCTTAGGGCAGTTAGCTCG TTATTTGCAATTATTGTTTTTGGCTGCATCTCTTCAAAAGCTTGGTATGCCCATGCCTGTATAATGAACAGAGATGATAATGCTTGTGGATATGGTACTGGGATTGGTGTTCTAGCATTTCTCATTTGTATTGGATTTCTAATAGTGGATGCTTTCTTTGAGAATTTGAGTAGTGTGCAGCACAGAAAATATGCAGTCCTTGCAGACCTAGGCATTTCtg GTCTCTGGACATTTTTGTGGTTTGTCGGCTTCTGCTATTTAACTGATGCTTGGCGTAAAACTGATAAAGGATCAATGGAAGCTACTCATGGAAAAGACAATGTTCAAGCCGCAATCGCTTTCTCATTCTTTTCCATTTTCACATGG GGTGCTATCACTTTCTTTGCTGTCCGTCGTTACCGCATGGGCGCTCAGGAAGCTTTTGCATCTGGTTATGATCAGGATCCAAATGCCTCCTCCCCGTACAGCTCTTTTCCAGGAAGTGACACTGGGGATCCTTATCAACAACCTCCATTCAGTCAACAGAAAGAAGTTCCAGACTATCAGCAACCTACATATTGA